In Pseudomonas deceptionensis, a single window of DNA contains:
- the ppnN gene encoding nucleotide 5'-monophosphate nucleosidase PpnN, which produces MVQRHVINASVSPKGSLETLSQREVQQLSEVGSGSSYTLFRQCVLAILNTGAHVDNAKTILEAYQDFEVRIHQQDRGVRLELLNAPADAFVDGEMIASTREMLFSALRDIVYNQGSLDSARIDLSSSAGITDYVFHLLRNARTLRPGVDPKIVVCWGGHSINTEEYKYTKKVGHELGLRSLDICTGCGPGVMKGPMKGATISHAKQRLTGGRYLGLTEPGIIAAEAPNPIVNELVILPDIEKRLEAFVRVGHGVIIFPGGAGTAEEFLYLLGILMHPDNSDVPFPVILTGPKEAAPYLQQLHEFVGATLGEEAQQHYQIIIDNPAEVARHMTAGLKAVKQFRRERNDAFHFNWLLKIDEGFQRPFDPTHANMASLKLRSDVPAHELAISLRQAFSGIVSGNVKEKGIQLIEQHGPYVIHGDAAVMKPLDKLLQAFVEQHRMKLPGGAAYVPCYRVVS; this is translated from the coding sequence ATGGTCCAAAGACACGTCATCAACGCTTCAGTAAGCCCTAAAGGCAGCCTGGAGACGCTATCGCAACGTGAAGTGCAGCAACTGAGCGAAGTTGGCTCGGGCAGCAGCTACACGCTGTTTCGCCAGTGCGTACTGGCAATCCTGAACACCGGTGCCCACGTCGATAACGCCAAAACCATCCTTGAGGCCTATCAGGATTTCGAGGTGCGGATCCACCAGCAAGACCGCGGCGTGCGCCTTGAACTGCTCAACGCCCCCGCCGATGCATTTGTTGATGGCGAGATGATCGCCAGCACCCGGGAAATGCTGTTCAGCGCCCTGCGCGACATCGTCTACAACCAGGGCAGCCTCGACAGCGCGCGCATCGACCTGAGCAGCTCTGCCGGCATCACCGACTACGTGTTCCACCTGTTGCGCAATGCCCGTACGCTGCGCCCCGGGGTTGATCCGAAAATTGTCGTGTGCTGGGGTGGCCACTCGATCAACACCGAAGAGTACAAGTACACCAAAAAGGTGGGCCACGAGTTGGGCCTGCGCAGTCTGGACATCTGCACCGGCTGCGGCCCGGGCGTGATGAAGGGGCCGATGAAAGGCGCCACCATTTCCCACGCCAAACAGCGCCTGACGGGCGGGCGTTATTTGGGGCTCACCGAACCCGGCATCATCGCCGCCGAAGCGCCAAACCCGATCGTCAACGAACTGGTGATCCTGCCGGACATCGAGAAGCGCCTTGAGGCCTTTGTTCGGGTAGGTCACGGCGTGATCATTTTCCCGGGCGGTGCCGGTACCGCCGAAGAATTCCTGTACCTGCTGGGCATTCTGATGCACCCGGATAACAGCGACGTGCCGTTCCCGGTGATCTTGACCGGCCCTAAAGAGGCTGCACCCTACCTTCAGCAACTGCATGAGTTTGTAGGGGCCACCCTGGGTGAAGAGGCGCAGCAGCACTACCAGATCATTATCGACAACCCGGCCGAAGTGGCCCGCCACATGACAGCAGGGCTCAAGGCGGTGAAACAGTTCCGTCGCGAGCGCAACGACGCCTTCCACTTCAACTGGCTATTGAAAATCGATGAAGGTTTCCAGCGCCCGTTCGACCCGACCCACGCCAATATGGCAAGCCTGAAACTGCGCAGTGACGTGCCGGCACACGAATTGGCAATCAGCCTGCGTCAGGCCTTTTCCGGGATTGTGTCGGGCAACGTAAAAGAGAAAGGCATCCAACTGATCGAGCAGCACGGGCCTTATGTGATCCATGGCGATGCTGCCGTGATGAAGCCTCTGGACAAGTTGCTGCAAGCGTTCGTTGAACAACACCGCATGAAACTGCCAGGCGGCGCGGCCTATGTGCCGTGCTATCGAGTCGTGAGCTAA
- a CDS encoding DUF3087 family protein — MFEIKPMNPEQYRQQTRRSTVYIALTFILLALLLSGLAVMVLGVQGGDNFRLNLVGVLVALVTTLLLVRYLFWSQPWMAAAVYGWQLKRSLMKVTNVMHHVTAAIMAGDVSAMKLLRFYHLGVTQMYQLDANSSALSQMVREIDLHKARLEALGVDTEQTRLDPAWIDAVKKFAPLK; from the coding sequence ATGTTTGAAATTAAGCCGATGAACCCCGAGCAGTACCGCCAGCAAACGCGACGCAGCACGGTTTACATCGCACTGACTTTTATCTTGCTTGCGCTGCTGCTGTCCGGGTTGGCGGTCATGGTGCTGGGTGTTCAGGGCGGGGACAATTTCCGCTTGAACCTGGTAGGCGTCCTGGTTGCGCTGGTTACGACCCTTCTGCTGGTGCGCTACTTGTTCTGGTCACAGCCCTGGATGGCCGCGGCGGTCTACGGTTGGCAGCTCAAGCGCAGCCTGATGAAGGTGACCAACGTCATGCACCATGTGACGGCAGCGATAATGGCGGGTGATGTGAGTGCGATGAAGTTGTTGCGCTTCTACCACCTGGGCGTGACCCAGATGTACCAGCTGGATGCCAACTCCAGTGCGTTGAGCCAGATGGTGCGCGAGATCGATCTGCATAAGGCGCGCCTTGAAGCATTGGGCGTCGATACCGAGCAGACCCGTCTCGATCCGGCCTGGATTGATGCCGTGAAGAAATTCGCACCTCTGAAGTGA
- a CDS encoding TetR/AcrR family transcriptional regulator: protein MSNHKIEIRRSNVEKILLGAEKIFAEKGFAGTAMADIAAEVQLPRSNLHYYFSTKTELYSAVLLGLLEVWKQDALCFETYDDPRLVLSSYIRAKMNHSRTRPFGSKVWANELIHGAPTLGQALDASLYDWAKMKEAKIRQWVQDKRILPVEPSSLLYMIWASTQHYADFDHQVTIINDHQPLSDIQFERAVQTVTSIILRGIGLEP, encoded by the coding sequence ATGAGCAATCACAAGATCGAAATTCGGCGCAGCAATGTCGAAAAAATCCTCCTCGGCGCCGAAAAGATTTTTGCTGAAAAGGGCTTTGCCGGAACGGCAATGGCGGACATCGCAGCAGAAGTCCAGTTGCCACGTTCCAACCTGCACTACTACTTCAGCACCAAGACCGAGCTGTACAGCGCTGTATTGCTCGGGCTGCTCGAGGTGTGGAAGCAGGATGCGCTGTGCTTCGAAACCTACGACGACCCGCGTCTGGTACTCAGCAGTTACATCCGCGCCAAAATGAACCACTCGCGCACACGGCCCTTTGGCTCGAAAGTCTGGGCTAACGAATTGATACATGGCGCCCCGACCCTGGGTCAGGCGCTGGATGCCAGCCTGTATGACTGGGCGAAGATGAAAGAGGCCAAAATCCGCCAATGGGTGCAGGACAAGCGGATTTTGCCGGTAGAGCCGTCCAGCCTGTTGTACATGATCTGGGCCTCAACCCAGCATTACGCCGATTTTGACCATCAGGTGACGATCATCAATGATCATCAGCCATTGTCCGATATCCAGTTTGAACGGGCGGTGCAGACGGTTACCAGCATCATCCTGCGGGGCATAGGGCTGGAGCCGTGA
- a CDS encoding methionine gamma-lyase has translation MNDKHKNFGFSTRAIHYGYNALENNGALIPPVYMTSTFAFPTVEYGAGCFAGEESGHFYTRISNPTLALLESRMAALENGEAGVAFSSGMGAIAATFWTLLRPGDEIIVNRTLYGCTFALLHHGIGEFGVVVKHVDMSNLAELEAAIGPATRMIYFETPANPNMQLVDIAAVSAIAHTHNDLIVVIDNTYCTPYLQRPLELGADVVVHSATKYLSGHSDITAGVVVTRQSLADRIRLQGLKDLTGAVLSPHDAHLLMRGIKTLALRMDRHCSSAQVIAQMLQDHPAVEWVAYPGLPSFPQYALASRQMKLPGGMIAFELKGGMAAGQRFMNALQLFSRAVSLGGAESLAQHPASMTHSTYTLEERAKHGISEGLVRLAVGLEDIADLLADIEQAMKAMA, from the coding sequence ATGAACGATAAACATAAGAACTTCGGCTTTTCTACTCGTGCGATTCACTACGGTTACAACGCACTGGAAAACAACGGTGCGCTCATTCCGCCTGTTTATATGACCTCGACCTTTGCCTTTCCCACGGTCGAATACGGTGCAGGTTGTTTTGCCGGAGAAGAAAGCGGGCATTTTTATACCCGTATTTCCAACCCCACCCTGGCCCTGCTGGAGTCGCGCATGGCGGCACTGGAAAACGGCGAAGCCGGCGTAGCGTTCAGCTCCGGGATGGGCGCCATTGCGGCAACTTTCTGGACGCTGCTCAGGCCCGGCGATGAAATCATCGTCAACCGCACGTTGTATGGTTGCACGTTCGCCCTATTGCACCACGGCATCGGTGAGTTCGGGGTCGTGGTCAAACACGTGGACATGTCGAACCTGGCCGAACTGGAAGCAGCCATCGGCCCGGCCACACGCATGATCTACTTCGAAACCCCGGCCAACCCGAACATGCAACTGGTGGACATCGCAGCCGTCTCGGCCATTGCCCACACACACAACGACCTGATCGTGGTGATCGACAACACCTACTGCACCCCCTACTTGCAGCGCCCCCTGGAACTGGGGGCCGACGTGGTGGTGCATTCCGCCACCAAGTACCTGAGCGGGCACAGCGATATCACCGCAGGCGTGGTGGTCACTCGCCAAAGCCTGGCCGACCGGATCCGCCTGCAAGGCCTCAAGGACCTGACCGGCGCGGTCCTGTCGCCCCATGACGCCCACCTGCTGATGCGGGGCATCAAAACCCTGGCATTGCGCATGGATCGCCATTGCAGCAGCGCCCAGGTCATCGCGCAGATGTTGCAGGATCACCCCGCCGTGGAATGGGTGGCCTACCCCGGCCTGCCCTCTTTCCCGCAATACGCCCTGGCATCCCGGCAAATGAAACTGCCGGGGGGCATGATTGCCTTTGAACTCAAAGGGGGGATGGCTGCGGGGCAGCGCTTTATGAATGCCCTGCAACTGTTCAGCCGGGCGGTCAGCCTGGGGGGTGCCGAATCACTGGCGCAGCACCCTGCGAGCATGACCCACTCCACCTACACCCTTGAAGAGCGGGCAAAGCACGGTATCAGTGAAGGGCTGGTACGACTGGCTGTGGGGCTGGAGGATATTGCTGATTTGCTGGCGGATATAGAGCAGGCGATGAAAGCCATGGCTTGA
- the pcp gene encoding pyroglutamyl-peptidase I — protein sequence MRTVLLTGFEPFDQDTINPSWEAVRPLDGTLAGDVRIVARQLPCAFAQAPEHLQQLLDEFEPELVIAVGLGPGRADICIERVAININDARIPDNLGYQPIDTPVVAHGPAAYFSTLPIKAMVRAIRVAGIPASVSHTAGTFVCNQVFYYLQHALAGTAVRSGFIHVPALPQQAVQCGGPSMAQTTLVEGLRIAVISALNTTDDVLESGGQIS from the coding sequence ATGCGTACTGTGCTGCTGACCGGTTTCGAACCGTTTGACCAAGACACCATCAACCCGTCCTGGGAGGCCGTGCGCCCTCTGGACGGCACCCTGGCGGGCGATGTGCGCATCGTCGCCCGCCAGTTGCCTTGCGCCTTTGCCCAGGCACCCGAGCACCTGCAACAGCTACTGGACGAGTTCGAGCCTGAGCTGGTGATCGCCGTCGGGCTGGGCCCCGGCCGTGCGGACATATGCATCGAGCGGGTGGCGATCAACATTAACGACGCCCGCATCCCCGACAACCTCGGCTATCAGCCGATCGACACGCCTGTGGTGGCACACGGTCCTGCGGCGTATTTCAGCACCTTGCCGATCAAGGCTATGGTGCGGGCGATAAGAGTTGCCGGCATTCCTGCGTCGGTGTCGCACACCGCAGGCACCTTTGTGTGCAATCAGGTGTTCTATTACCTGCAGCATGCATTGGCCGGGACCGCAGTACGCAGTGGCTTTATCCACGTCCCGGCACTGCCGCAACAGGCGGTGCAGTGCGGCGGGCCGTCCATGGCACAGACGACCCTCGTTGAAGGGCTGCGCATTGCCGTGATCTCGGCGCTGAACACCACAGACGATGTACTGGAAAGCGGTGGTCAGATCAGCTGA
- a CDS encoding DUF979 domain-containing protein, with translation MIISIEYFYWLAGALLLITAGMIVSDRTHPKRWTSGLFWALFAMVFLIGDRLSPFVVGVGVLVMAGIAGIGGVGRGTHAELSIKAARGSAGRLGHKLFIPALSIPLVTVIGSILLKNTQIGGVPLLDPKNTTFVSLGIGCMVALVLACILTRDTPLQGLRESRRLTEALGWTMVLPQMLAMLGLLFNDAGVGTAVAHITTAYINMDYRLVAVIVYVLGMALFTVIMGNGFAAFPVMTGGVGVPVLVGIYDANPAVMAAIGMFSGYCGTLMTPMAANFNIVPVALLELPDKYAVIKAQMPTALIMLVVNIVLLYVLM, from the coding sequence ATGATTATTTCGATCGAGTATTTCTACTGGCTGGCCGGCGCTCTGTTGCTGATCACCGCGGGCATGATCGTGAGTGATCGCACCCACCCCAAACGCTGGACCAGCGGCCTGTTCTGGGCACTGTTCGCCATGGTGTTCCTGATTGGTGATCGTCTGTCGCCGTTTGTGGTCGGTGTTGGCGTGCTGGTGATGGCCGGTATTGCCGGCATCGGCGGTGTTGGCCGTGGCACCCACGCCGAGTTGTCCATCAAGGCTGCGCGGGGCAGTGCTGGCCGTCTGGGCCACAAGCTGTTCATTCCGGCGCTGTCGATTCCACTGGTCACCGTCATCGGTTCCATCCTGCTCAAAAACACCCAGATCGGTGGCGTTCCGCTGCTCGACCCCAAGAACACCACCTTTGTGTCCCTGGGTATCGGCTGCATGGTGGCGCTGGTGCTCGCCTGCATCCTGACCCGCGACACTCCGCTGCAGGGCCTGCGTGAATCGCGCCGCCTGACCGAAGCCCTGGGCTGGACCATGGTGCTGCCGCAAATGCTGGCCATGCTTGGCCTGCTGTTCAATGACGCAGGTGTCGGCACCGCAGTTGCCCATATCACTACCGCCTACATCAACATGGACTATCGCCTGGTGGCGGTGATCGTTTACGTTCTGGGCATGGCGCTGTTTACCGTGATCATGGGCAACGGCTTTGCGGCGTTCCCGGTGATGACTGGCGGTGTCGGCGTGCCGGTGCTGGTGGGGATCTACGATGCAAACCCGGCTGTCATGGCAGCGATCGGCATGTTCTCCGGCTATTGCGGGACCCTGATGACGCCGATGGCCGCCAACTTCAACATCGTGCCCGTCGCGCTGCTGGAGCTGCCGGACAAATACGCCGTGATCAAGGCACAAATGCCCACCGCATTGATCATGCTGGTGGTCAATATCGTGCTGCTTTATGTGCTGATGTGA
- a CDS encoding glycoside hydrolase family 19 protein produces MLTRQIMLQLFPKSAAFVDIYLPFVQAVTHQRLISTPRRLAAFLAQVGHESAGFTVLVENLNYSADGLAATWGPRFAQKNSAGQYITVMDGGRLRRLPNNDAQKLHRRPEAIANRVYSDRLGNGSEASGEGWLYRGRGLIQVTGKTNYHQCSLGLFGDERLLTSPELLHQWHWAVESAGWYWNLRNLNALADGDDFERVTRAINGGLNGQAHRLELYRQALGLLRA; encoded by the coding sequence ATGTTGACCCGTCAAATCATGTTGCAGTTGTTCCCGAAGAGCGCAGCGTTTGTCGATATCTACCTGCCTTTCGTGCAGGCGGTGACTCACCAGCGATTGATCAGTACTCCCCGGCGCCTGGCCGCTTTTTTAGCTCAGGTCGGCCATGAAAGTGCGGGGTTCACCGTACTTGTCGAAAATCTCAATTACAGCGCAGACGGCCTGGCCGCCACTTGGGGGCCACGCTTTGCGCAGAAAAACTCGGCTGGCCAATACATCACCGTGATGGATGGAGGGCGCTTGCGGCGGTTGCCCAATAATGATGCGCAGAAGCTCCATCGCCGACCTGAGGCCATCGCCAACCGGGTTTACAGTGACCGTCTTGGCAATGGCTCCGAGGCGTCGGGCGAGGGTTGGCTGTATCGGGGCAGGGGGCTGATTCAAGTGACCGGCAAGACCAACTACCACCAGTGCAGCCTTGGATTGTTTGGCGATGAGCGGCTGCTGACCAGCCCGGAACTGTTGCATCAATGGCACTGGGCCGTTGAGTCGGCAGGCTGGTACTGGAACTTGCGTAACCTAAATGCCCTGGCGGACGGGGATGACTTTGAGCGTGTCACCAGGGCCATCAACGGCGGCCTCAATGGCCAGGCGCATCGTCTGGAACTGTACCGTCAGGCGCTGGGTTTATTGCGCGCCTGA
- the preA gene encoding NAD-dependent dihydropyrimidine dehydrogenase subunit PreA, whose protein sequence is MADLSIVFAGIKSPNPFWLASAPPTDKAYNVVRAYEAGWGGVVWKTLGEDPAAVNVSSRYSAHFGPNREVMGINNIELITDRSLEINLREITQVKKDWPDRALIVSLMVPCEESAWKFILPLVEATGADGIELNFGCPHGMPERGMGAAVGQVPEYVEMVTRWCKTYCSLPVIVKLTPNITDVRLSARAAHRGGADAVSLINTINSITSVDLERMVALPTVGSQSTHGGYCGSAVKPIALNMVAEIARDPLTKGLPISGIGGIGSWRDAAEFIALGCGSVQVCTAAMLHGFRIVDEMKDGLSRWMDSQGYTCLDDFSGRAVGNTTDWKYLDINYQVIAKIDQEACIGCGRCHIACEDTSHQAIASLKQPDGTHRYEVIDDECVGCNLCQITCPVEDCIEMVPHDNGLPFLDWNHDPRNPYRVAS, encoded by the coding sequence ATGGCCGATCTCTCGATTGTTTTCGCCGGTATCAAATCGCCCAACCCTTTCTGGCTAGCGTCTGCGCCACCCACCGACAAGGCCTACAACGTGGTGCGTGCCTATGAGGCGGGCTGGGGCGGCGTGGTCTGGAAAACCCTGGGTGAGGACCCGGCCGCGGTCAACGTGTCCTCGCGCTACTCGGCGCATTTCGGGCCTAACCGCGAAGTCATGGGCATCAACAATATCGAGCTGATTACCGACCGCTCCCTTGAAATAAACCTGCGCGAAATTACCCAGGTCAAAAAGGACTGGCCGGACCGGGCGCTGATTGTGTCGTTGATGGTGCCCTGCGAAGAATCGGCCTGGAAGTTCATCCTGCCGCTGGTGGAGGCCACGGGCGCCGATGGCATCGAACTGAATTTCGGCTGCCCCCACGGGATGCCGGAACGCGGCATGGGGGCGGCGGTGGGTCAGGTGCCGGAATACGTCGAGATGGTGACGCGCTGGTGCAAGACCTATTGCTCGCTGCCGGTGATCGTCAAGCTGACGCCCAACATCACCGACGTGCGCCTCAGTGCCCGCGCAGCACACCGCGGCGGAGCCGATGCGGTGTCGTTGATCAACACCATCAATTCCATCACCAGCGTCGACCTTGAGCGCATGGTGGCGTTACCGACAGTGGGCAGCCAAAGTACCCACGGCGGTTATTGCGGCTCCGCGGTCAAGCCGATTGCACTGAACATGGTGGCCGAAATCGCCCGCGATCCGTTGACCAAAGGCTTACCGATCAGTGGGATTGGCGGCATTGGCAGTTGGCGCGACGCAGCGGAATTCATTGCCCTGGGCTGTGGCTCGGTTCAGGTGTGCACCGCCGCCATGCTCCACGGGTTTCGGATAGTTGATGAGATGAAGGACGGTTTGTCGCGCTGGATGGACAGCCAAGGCTATACCTGCCTGGACGATTTTTCTGGCCGTGCTGTAGGCAACACCACCGACTGGAAGTATCTGGATATCAACTATCAGGTAATCGCCAAAATCGACCAGGAGGCCTGTATTGGCTGCGGGCGCTGCCATATTGCGTGCGAAGACACCTCGCACCAGGCCATCGCCAGCTTGAAACAGCCCGACGGGACACACCGGTATGAAGTGATCGACGACGAATGCGTGGGCTGCAACCTGTGCCAGATCACGTGCCCGGTCGAGGACTGCATCGAGATGGTGCCGCACGACAATGGCTTGCCGTTCCTGGACTGGAACCATGATCCCCGCAACCCTTACCGAGTGGCGTCGTAG
- a CDS encoding Lrp/AsnC family transcriptional regulator — MPSTLDRTDKALLAALQGNARLTVAELAESVSLTTSPCWRRVKILEESGVITGYQAILSSRELGYGVTAFVSVMMASHSQEVARSFEQRLLEIPEIVACHNVSGRYDFLLEVVATDLESFGEFAREVLQTLPAVKEIYSSFSYKSVKPRRVIPVLG, encoded by the coding sequence ATGCCCAGCACTCTGGATAGAACCGATAAAGCCTTGCTTGCCGCTCTGCAAGGCAATGCCCGCTTAACCGTCGCAGAGTTGGCCGAGAGTGTTTCGCTGACCACTTCGCCCTGCTGGCGGCGGGTGAAAATCCTGGAAGAAAGCGGCGTTATTACCGGCTATCAGGCCATTCTTTCTTCAAGGGAACTGGGGTATGGGGTCACGGCTTTTGTCAGCGTGATGATGGCCTCTCACTCGCAGGAAGTGGCCAGGAGCTTTGAGCAGCGCTTGCTGGAAATCCCCGAAATCGTTGCCTGTCATAACGTGTCCGGGCGTTATGACTTTTTGTTGGAAGTCGTCGCCACGGACCTGGAGTCTTTTGGTGAATTTGCCCGTGAAGTGCTGCAAACCTTGCCTGCGGTCAAGGAGATTTATTCGAGCTTTTCATATAAGTCGGTCAAACCACGGCGGGTGATTCCCGTCTTGGGTTGA
- a CDS encoding DUF1269 domain-containing protein: MSDLIVVGFSDTEKADRALTKMVSLSKEHLVELEDAVIVVRNAEGKIHIKQSVNLTALGATSGLVTGGLWGALVGLLFLNPLAGFAIGGALGAGTGALSGSLSDYGIDDSFIKSLSETIPNDSSALFVLLRKFQPEKVLKELEDSDFKGKVLRTSLSPEQEQKLQDALSKTTAGAPVATTI, from the coding sequence ATGTCCGATTTAATCGTAGTGGGATTTTCAGACACCGAAAAAGCAGATCGCGCCCTCACCAAGATGGTTTCGCTGAGTAAAGAGCACCTGGTGGAGCTGGAAGATGCGGTCATTGTTGTGCGCAATGCCGAAGGCAAGATCCATATCAAGCAAAGCGTCAACCTGACGGCTCTGGGGGCTACTTCCGGCCTGGTCACCGGCGGCCTGTGGGGCGCACTGGTGGGGCTGCTGTTCCTCAACCCTCTGGCAGGCTTTGCCATTGGTGGTGCACTGGGTGCTGGCACCGGCGCCCTGTCCGGCTCGTTGAGCGATTACGGGATTGATGACTCGTTTATCAAGTCCTTGAGCGAAACCATCCCGAACGATTCGTCGGCCCTGTTTGTGCTGCTGCGCAAGTTCCAGCCAGAAAAAGTCCTGAAAGAACTTGAAGACTCGGACTTCAAAGGCAAGGTTCTGCGCACCTCCCTGTCTCCGGAACAAGAGCAGAAACTTCAGGACGCGCTGTCCAAAACCACTGCCGGCGCACCGGTAGCCACAACGATCTAA
- a CDS encoding YbjQ family protein: MIVTTTHTIDGRKITEYLGVVSAESVHGINVVRDFFTGVRDFFGGRSQTLERALKEARAEVTDEIRERAGGLRADAIVGLNFEISMPSGRGGMLVVFATGTAVRLN; the protein is encoded by the coding sequence ATGATTGTCACCACGACGCACACGATTGATGGCCGCAAGATCACTGAATATCTGGGAGTGGTCAGTGCCGAGTCGGTACACGGTATCAACGTGGTACGAGATTTTTTTACAGGGGTGCGGGACTTTTTTGGCGGACGCTCCCAGACGCTGGAGCGGGCCTTGAAGGAAGCGCGGGCAGAAGTGACGGATGAAATCCGTGAGCGGGCAGGCGGTTTGCGGGCCGATGCGATTGTGGGGTTGAACTTTGAAATCAGTATGCCGTCAGGGCGTGGCGGGATGCTGGTGGTATTTGCCACAGGCACCGCGGTGCGTTTGAACTGA
- a CDS encoding LysR family transcriptional regulator produces MNMRFLLTFVWVARLGSFRLTAEKLSSTQAAISSRISVLETELGVQLFQRDSRGVNLTREGHQVLGYAEEMLATQQRLLQSLGQADSFAGRLRIGVMDTVIHSWLGDLISALSRDYPQVEVELTADTALNLNEQLLKGQLDLIFQTDLLRADGVRNVQLASYPLSWIVAKDAALDRRYDSLADLCQERLLTFSRLSRPHQDMLNFLHQQGIAAPRISCINSVAAIIKLVADGFGIGALPPVLVSRELQSGAMIALPIETAPGFAVYASWRAGAGLELHEAVVSLSQAVVAEYQRSVVPEHFVLPGN; encoded by the coding sequence ATGAACATGCGATTTCTTCTGACATTCGTCTGGGTGGCGCGTCTTGGCAGCTTTCGACTGACCGCCGAAAAGCTTTCAAGCACCCAGGCGGCTATATCGAGTCGCATTTCAGTCCTCGAAACCGAGCTTGGGGTGCAGCTGTTCCAGCGCGATTCACGCGGGGTGAATCTGACCCGCGAAGGCCATCAAGTGCTGGGCTATGCCGAAGAGATGCTCGCCACCCAACAGCGCCTGCTTCAGTCGCTGGGCCAGGCGGACAGCTTCGCCGGGCGCCTGCGCATCGGGGTGATGGACACCGTCATTCACAGTTGGTTGGGTGACCTGATCAGCGCGTTGAGCCGCGATTACCCCCAGGTCGAGGTCGAGCTGACGGCCGACACGGCGCTCAATCTGAATGAGCAGCTGCTTAAAGGTCAGCTGGATCTGATCTTCCAGACAGATTTGTTACGTGCCGATGGCGTGCGCAATGTGCAGCTGGCCAGTTACCCCTTGAGCTGGATCGTTGCCAAGGACGCCGCACTGGATCGCCGCTACGACAGCCTGGCGGACCTTTGTCAGGAGCGGCTGCTGACCTTTTCGCGCTTGTCGCGGCCCCATCAGGACATGCTCAACTTCTTGCACCAGCAGGGCATCGCCGCGCCGCGCATCAGCTGCATCAACTCGGTGGCGGCCATCATCAAACTGGTGGCCGACGGGTTCGGCATCGGCGCCTTGCCGCCAGTGCTGGTCAGCCGCGAACTGCAAAGCGGCGCGATGATTGCCCTGCCGATCGAAACCGCGCCGGGCTTTGCGGTGTACGCGAGTTGGCGCGCCGGGGCTGGGCTGGAATTGCATGAGGCGGTGGTGAGCCTCAGCCAGGCGGTCGTTGCCGAATATCAGCGCAGCGTTGTGCCGGAACACTTCGTCCTGCCGGGCAACTGA
- the csrA gene encoding carbon storage regulator CsrA, which yields MLILTRKVGESINIGDDITITILGVSGQQVRIGINAPKDVAVHREEIYQRIQAGLNAPEKNDQP from the coding sequence ATGCTGATACTCACCCGTAAAGTTGGTGAAAGCATAAACATCGGTGACGATATTACGATCACTATTTTAGGTGTCAGCGGACAACAGGTCAGAATCGGCATCAACGCGCCGAAGGATGTTGCCGTACACCGTGAAGAAATTTACCAACGTATCCAGGCTGGATTGAATGCACCGGAAAAAAACGATCAGCCATAA
- a CDS encoding DUF969 domain-containing protein: MQTVVNLWPLIGVFVIIIGFVLRFNPLLVVSAAAIVTGLAADFPLEKIISEMGEGFLQTRALQLILLLPLAVIGLLERHGLRLHAQNWIASFQRATVGRLLIMYLFVRETTAAVGLTSLGGHPQMVRPLLAPMAEGAAENKYGKLPAPVRQKVLAMCAATDNIGLFFGEDVFVAFGAIALMHTFLLGSGLDVEPLHIAFWGIPTAICAFIVHALRLYRFDLMLSRSMAEVAQEQADADASKELAR, encoded by the coding sequence ATGCAAACCGTCGTAAATCTGTGGCCCTTGATTGGCGTGTTCGTCATCATCATCGGCTTTGTGCTGCGCTTCAATCCACTGTTGGTGGTCAGCGCGGCCGCTATTGTCACCGGCCTTGCTGCCGACTTCCCGCTGGAAAAAATCATCAGTGAAATGGGTGAAGGCTTTCTGCAAACCCGCGCCCTGCAACTCATCCTGCTCTTGCCCCTGGCCGTGATCGGCCTGCTGGAACGCCATGGCCTGCGCCTGCACGCGCAAAACTGGATCGCCAGTTTTCAGCGCGCAACCGTCGGGCGCTTGCTGATCATGTACCTGTTCGTGCGTGAAACCACCGCAGCAGTGGGCCTGACCAGCCTGGGCGGGCACCCGCAGATGGTACGGCCACTGCTGGCGCCGATGGCCGAAGGGGCCGCCGAAAACAAGTACGGCAAGCTGCCGGCTCCGGTGCGTCAAAAAGTTCTGGCCATGTGCGCCGCCACCGACAATATCGGCCTGTTCTTCGGTGAAGACGTGTTTGTGGCCTTTGGTGCGATTGCCCTGATGCACACCTTCCTGTTGGGTTCGGGGCTTGATGTCGAGCCGCTGCACATTGCCTTCTGGGGCATTCCGACCGCCATTTGCGCCTTTATCGTGCATGCGCTGCGCCTGTATCGCTTCGACCTGATGCTGTCACGCAGCATGGCCGAAGTCGCCCAAGAACAAGCAGACGCAGACGCTTCCAAGGAACTGGCACGATGA